GCCGCATGACGTCCGCCGCCAGGGAGGAACCCCCCATTCCCAGCAGCACGGCCGTCTTGAAACCGTCCTTCTTAGCGGCCTGTGAAAATGCGGCCAACTTCTCTTGCAGGTTTGGGATTTCCTGCGGCAGTCTAAGCCAACCGAATCGCCGGGAAGCTTCCTTGGCGGCACCCGCCTGCCGAGTCCAGAGCGAAGTGTCGCCTTCCCACAGCCGCTTCGCCACCGTTGTCTGTTCCAATTCCTGCAAGGCAGCTTGTACATCGTCGCCAAGCGGACCCAATTCTTTCTTGAGTGGTTTGGCGCGCTTGCGGATCGTTTTCAGCGCCGCTTCGTACGCTTTGCTGAACTTGTCTACCCCTTCCCGTTCCAATCGATCCGTCACCTCCGCCATGGAAATCCCCAGCGTGTCCAGGGCTTCCAACTGCGCTCGCGAAGCAGCGATATCCTCTTCCAACGTTGGGGAGGATGTGCCGTGCTCGCGAAAAGCTTCCAGGGTTTGCGCCGGTACGGTGTTGACCGTGTTGGGACCGATGAGGTTATCCACGTAATAGGTGTCTGGATAATTTGGGTTTTTGGTGCTGGTCGAAGCCCAGAGCGGACGCTGCAGGCGTGCACCGTTCGCATGCAAACGTTCGAAACGCGGATCGCCGAAGGTTACCTCGAATTGCGCATACGCCAGTTTCGCACTTGCGATGGCCGCCTTTCCCAACAAGGCCTTCGCCCGTTCTGCGCTGCCGCCGTCCTGAGCGATGATATCTTCCAACAATCTGTCCACCGCGGAATCGATCCGGGAGACGAAGAACGACGCCACGGAGGCGACGTGGTCCAACGAATCCCCAGCCGCGAGCCGCGCCTCCATGCCCGCCATGTAGGCGTCCATCACCTCGATGTAGCGCTCGATGGAAAAGATCAGCGTTATGTTGACGTTGATTCCAGCGCGGATACTCTCGCGGATGGCCGGTATCCCCGCTTGCGTGGCGGGTATCTTGATCATCACGTTGGGGCGATTGACGACCTCCCAGAGGCGGCGCGCTTCCTGGATCGTGGCCTGCGTTTGGTAGGCCAGCTTCGGGTTCACTTCGATGGACACGTAGCCATCGCCCCCGTTGGTTTCCTCGTATAAGGGAAGCAAAACGCCGGCGGCTGCGCGCACGTCATCGATCGTCAGGGCATCGAAAATGCGCGCCTCTTCCCAGCCCGCCTGGGTCATGCGGCGTAAATCTGCGGTGTACAGGTCACTGCCTTCGATCGCTGCAGCGAAAATACTGGGATTGGTCGTCACGCCACGGATTTGGCCTTCAGTGACCAGCCGGGCAAGCCCCCCCGATTGGAGCAGGTCGCGTTGGATCGTGTCCAGCCACAATGATTGTCCGAGTTCATGCAGTTTACGAATCGAGTTCATGCTGATCCTTAAATCTCCTGCGTACGCTACTTGACCAGTTGCCTGGCGGCTTCGACGACCTGCTCGACGGTGATGCCAAAATGTTGATAAAGCTGCTTGTACGGCGCCGAGGCACCGAAGCTCTCCATGCCAATGAAGCGGCCTTCCGATCCGAGCCAGCGCTCCCAGCCTTGTTCGATCGCCGCCTCGACGGCGATGCGCGCGCTCAAATGATCGGGAAGCACCTCGGCTCGGTAGGATTGCGGCTGTTCGGCGAACAATTTCCAGCAGGGGAAAGAAACCACTCGAACAGAAATCCCCTCCGAGGCCAGCATTTCTGCGGCTTCGAGGATCAGCGCTACTTCCGATCCCGAGGCCATCAGGATCAACTGCGGATCCCTCTCACCCAGATCGGCGAGCACGTAGGCGCCTTTACGCAGTCCCTGCGCAGGAGCGAAACGCTCCCGGTCGAGAGTCGGCACGGCCTGGCGGGTCAAGATCAACGCCGTGGGACCGTGAACCCGTTCGAGCGCCATCAGCCACGCCGCGGCAGTCTCATTGGCGTCTCCCGGCCGGATTACGGCCAGATTGGGGATGCTGCGCAGCGCAGCGAGGTGCTCGACCGGTTGATGCGTCGGGCCGTCCTCGCCAAGACCGATCGAATCATGGGAGAAAACGTAGATCACGCGCTGTTCCATCATCGCTGCCAGGCGAATCGTGGGCCGCATGTAGTCGGAGAAGACGAGGAAAGTGCCGCCGAAAGGTATCAGGCCGCCATACACCGCCAGGCCGTTCAGGACGGCACCCATGCAATGTTCCCGCACGCCGAAGTGGAGGTAGCGGCCGGCTCGATCGTCGGCAGAAAACGCTGTGTCACCTTCGAGCTTCGTTTTGTTCGATCCGGTGAGGTCCGCCGACCCGCCGATCATCTCGGGCAGCACAGACGCCACCGCATTCAGCACTTTGCCCGAACTGGCGCGCGTGGCCAATCCCTTCGCGTCCGTTGCGAACACGGGAATACTGCCAACCAGCGTATCCGGCAGCTCCTTCGCCAGGCTGCGTTCGAGTGATTTCGCCTGAACTGGGTGTTCATTCTCATAGCCGGCGAAGACCTTCTGCCAGGATTCGTACGCCTGCATGCCGCGCCGGCTCGCCTCACGGCAGTGCTCGACGACCTCCTCGGGGACGAGAAAAGGCGGTTCTTCCGGCCAGCCCAACTTCTTCTTCGCTCCGGCAAGTTCCTCCGCACCGGGGGGTTCCCCATGAGCGGCGGCCGTGTCCTGTTTGGTTGGCAAGCCGAAGCCGATGTGCGTGGGGCAGACGATCAACGATGGGCGGGGATCTGCTTTGGCCTGCGTGATCGCCTCGTCGACCGCATCGACATCGTTGCCGTCCTTGATCTTGATCACGTTCCAGCCGTAGGCCGAGAAGCGCTGGGCGGTGTCATCGGTGAAGGTCAACTCCGTGCTGCCATCGATGCTGATGTGATTATCGTCGTAGAGATAAACAATACGGCCGAGCCGCAAGTGTCCCGCAAGGGAAGCCGCCTCTGCGGATACGCCTTCCATCAAATCGCCATCGGAAACGATGGCGAAGATGTGGTGATCGAACAGATCAAATCCTTTTCGATTGAAGCGTGCGGCCTGGTGTTCTGCGGCGATGGCCATGCCGACTCCGTTGGCAAAGCCCTGTCCCAGCGGACCGGTCGTCGTCTCGACGCCAGGCGTCAACCCATATTCCGGGTGTCCGGGGGTCTTGCTCTCGAATTGACGAAAATTCTTGATTTGCTCCAGAGAAAGATCGTAGCCATACAGATGTAGGAGGGTATAGAGCAGCATCGAGCCGTGCCCGGCGGATAGCACAAAACGGTCCCGATTGACCCACGCAGGATCGTTGGGATTGAAACGCAGATGTCGCTGCCAGAGGGCATAGGCCATCGCAGCTGCTCCCATGGGCAATCCCGGATGTCCGGAATTCGCCTTCTGGACTGCGTCCGCAGATAGAAAGCGGATCGTGTTGATCGTCTGTGTCGTGATGTCATTTTTGGTCATGGCAGCTCTCATCTCTTTTCCCTAACTAAAGCGAGGGAGGATTCAGGGGTATAACCCCATGATCTTATCATGAAACGGGGAGAACGAAGCACCTCTCGACGCCTATTTATCAAGAAATCGTAAGTAAACAAACCCGATCGTTCGCGGGGAATACATTAAGGACGGATTTACGTT
The nucleotide sequence above comes from Anaerolineales bacterium. Encoded proteins:
- the tkt gene encoding transketolase, whose amino-acid sequence is MTKNDITTQTINTIRFLSADAVQKANSGHPGLPMGAAAMAYALWQRHLRFNPNDPAWVNRDRFVLSAGHGSMLLYTLLHLYGYDLSLEQIKNFRQFESKTPGHPEYGLTPGVETTTGPLGQGFANGVGMAIAAEHQAARFNRKGFDLFDHHIFAIVSDGDLMEGVSAEAASLAGHLRLGRIVYLYDDNHISIDGSTELTFTDDTAQRFSAYGWNVIKIKDGNDVDAVDEAITQAKADPRPSLIVCPTHIGFGLPTKQDTAAAHGEPPGAEELAGAKKKLGWPEEPPFLVPEEVVEHCREASRRGMQAYESWQKVFAGYENEHPVQAKSLERSLAKELPDTLVGSIPVFATDAKGLATRASSGKVLNAVASVLPEMIGGSADLTGSNKTKLEGDTAFSADDRAGRYLHFGVREHCMGAVLNGLAVYGGLIPFGGTFLVFSDYMRPTIRLAAMMEQRVIYVFSHDSIGLGEDGPTHQPVEHLAALRSIPNLAVIRPGDANETAAAWLMALERVHGPTALILTRQAVPTLDRERFAPAQGLRKGAYVLADLGERDPQLILMASGSEVALILEAAEMLASEGISVRVVSFPCWKLFAEQPQSYRAEVLPDHLSARIAVEAAIEQGWERWLGSEGRFIGMESFGASAPYKQLYQHFGITVEQVVEAARQLVK
- a CDS encoding bifunctional transaldolase/phosoglucose isomerase, giving the protein MNSIRKLHELGQSLWLDTIQRDLLQSGGLARLVTEGQIRGVTTNPSIFAAAIEGSDLYTADLRRMTQAGWEEARIFDALTIDDVRAAAGVLLPLYEETNGGDGYVSIEVNPKLAYQTQATIQEARRLWEVVNRPNVMIKIPATQAGIPAIRESIRAGINVNITLIFSIERYIEVMDAYMAGMEARLAAGDSLDHVASVASFFVSRIDSAVDRLLEDIIAQDGGSAERAKALLGKAAIASAKLAYAQFEVTFGDPRFERLHANGARLQRPLWASTSTKNPNYPDTYYVDNLIGPNTVNTVPAQTLEAFREHGTSSPTLEEDIAASRAQLEALDTLGISMAEVTDRLEREGVDKFSKAYEAALKTIRKRAKPLKKELGPLGDDVQAALQELEQTTVAKRLWEGDTSLWTRQAGAAKEASRRFGWLRLPQEIPNLQEKLAAFSQAAKKDGFKTAVLLGMGGSSLAADVMRRGFNPQTGFDFHVLDSTDPDSVRAVGRKIDLKETLFIVSSKSGGTIEPLTLLAYFWDEVAQISDTPGDHFVAVTDPGTGLESMARKRAFRQVFAAPSDVGGRFSAMSIFGLLPASLIGMDLEALHQGALEMSAACQPGSSAVHNPGLFLGAVMGAAARSGRDKLTLIADPGWEAFCDWVEQLVAESSGKDSKGILPVVGEPPESAGAYTDDRLLVYLRSEGKYDRRLRGWVRGKLPVVVLELGNDARSLGGAFFQWEVATSVSCHLIGVNAFDQPNVQRAKDSTMDLLKTFKRKGTLPQPRILWRGDGISLWGSGDDPFDAEADSLETLLRSIFVDREGLSYLAFLLYLHQGSVSMKILERVRRAILKQLGIASTVGFGPRYLHSTGQYHKGGPNTGFFLLVASDPVKDVTVESEAKSFAILERAQAIGDFQALLSLNRRAYGLHLDSPRCFKDLMNVVLNIVEDL